In Gordonia sp. SL306, the genomic window GGCGTCGGCACGGTGAGCAGAGCGAACCCCTCGGCGAGGGTGAGCGGCTGGACGAGCGAGAGCCAGGCCTTCTGCTGGCGGGTCAACGGTTCGTGGTCGTGGGCGGCGGCGTCGTTGTTGAGCTCGGCCACCACGCTCTGCCAGACCTCGCTGAACGTATCGCGATCACTCATCACAGTGCATCACTCGACAGTGCATCGTTCAGCAGTGCATCGTTCAGCGGGGCACCACTCGACGGTCCATCACTCATAAGAAGCCAGGCCCTCCTGCCGGAACAACGACCAGCGTCGGTCATGAGGATGTCACCATGCCGCACCCTGCCATGAGTTGTCCACATGGTTGTCCACAGCTGTGTACAGATCTGGGGGTACGTTGAGTGCTCTGGCGGCCGGAAGGGTCCACTGAATCGTCTCTTCGTTGACTCTGCGCCCGAAGTTAACAGAGTGCAGTCCCGCCGACAAAGTGAATCGGCGGATTAAGTCACCCCGATTGTGCAGCCGGATCGTGGTCCACGCGGGCTGACCTGTGTGCGACGTCACGTGAGGCGGTGTTTGCCTTGCGCTCGTTTGATTTGCTCGGTCGTACTCAGTAGTCTCGACTGGTCATCCAGGTTGCGTATTTGCGCGGTGGCCTGTGGTCATGTGGTGGTCGATCCCGAGAGCGTTCGGGGGAGGTCGGTACATCCACGGACGCCCAACCGACACCAGTTCGGCACCGCACCGGGATCAGAAGACCACCAAGAAGGATGTGGTTCGCGCGTGCAGTCGGCGCGGCGCCACGCAGGAGCACAAGGAGTCACCCATGGCCAAGGGAAAGCGGACTTTCCAGCCCAACAACCGTCGTCGCTCGCGCGTCCACGGTTTCCGGTTGCGGATGCGCACCCGCGCCGGCCGCGCCATCGTCAACGGTCGCCGCAGCAAGGGCCGCGCAAAGCTCACCGCCTGATTCCACAGCGACAACACCGGCGGTGTCCTCGACATCGCCGGTCGCTGGTATCGATGGTGGCTGCTGCGCATCGGATCTCTCGAGGATCCGACTTCGATCGCACGCTGAAGACCGGTGTGCGGGTGACTACGCGTGACCTCGTCATCCATGTTCTCCCGCTCGCGGGGTCGACAAACGGCCCCGGCGGTGCGCGCGATCGTGACGTCGCCACTGTCGGTGGGCCGTGGCTGGGGCTGATCGTGAGCAAGACCGTCGGCAATGCAGTCATTCGTCATCGGGTGGCACGCCGACTCCGTGCAGCCTTTCAACAGCGCCGTGCTGATTTCCGGATTCCTCAGACCATGATGGTCATCAGGGCCCGCAGGTCGACCGCGGAACTCAGCAGCATCGAACTCTCGGAACAAATCGCCGACGCGCTGTCGCGGCGCCGAGTCCGGGAAGCCTTCGACCCTTCCGACCGTCAGGCATTGCGATGACAGATTCCGACAACGGGGCCGAACAGAGAACACCCACGCGGTGGTTCTACCTTCTGCCGCGGCGGATCATCATCTTCCTGATCGAGCTGTACCGCACCTGGGTCTCCCCACTGCGGCTTCCCACGTGCCGCTTCGAGCCGACGTGTTCGGCATATGCCGTCGAGGCCCTCACCCGCCATGGATTCGTCTATGGCGGGTGGTTGTCGATCGTGCGGCTGCTCAAATGCGGCCCGTGGCACAAACCCGGCTACGACCCGGTACCCGAACGTGGGTTCCGGGACCTGTTCAGAGCCACCGAAAACACACCGTCAGAGGTTAGGGGTAACTGACCCGTGCTCAACTTCATCTACTATCCGGTCTCCTGGATCATGTGGGTCTGGCATTGGCTGTTCGCCGAGATCACGCCGGATACCCCGGGAGGCAACGGTGTGGCCTGGGCGCTGTCGGTGGTGTTCCTCGTGTTCACCCTGCGCGCCATTTTGTACAAGCCCTTCGTGAAGCAGATCCGCACCACGAAGAAGATGCAGGAGATCAATCCTCAGCTCCAGGCGATCCGTAAGAAGTACGCCAAGGATCGCGTCAAGATGACCGAGGAGATGCAGAAGCTGCAGAAGGAGCACGGGTTCAATCCCCTGCTCGGCTGCTTGCCGATGCTGCTGCAGGTCCCGGTGTTCATCGGCTTGTTCCACGTGTTGCGGTCCTTCAACCGGATGGCGACCGGCATGGGTCAGTTGGGGATGTCGCCCGAGGAGACCCGGCAGTACGGCAACTACGCGTTCAGCCCGGAGCTGGTCCAGAACTTCCTCGACGCCCGCCTGTTCGGCGTGCCGCTGTCATCGTTCATCACCCAGCCGAAGGCCGAGTGGGCTGCGTTCGTCGAGCCGGGGTCACCCATCGACTTCACTCGCGGCCAGATCGTGATCGTGGTGATCCCGATGATGATCATCGCGTCGATCGCGACGCACATGAACTCGCGAGCCTCGGTGGCTCGTCAGCCCGAGGCGGCTCTCGAGAATCCGCAGACCCGCATGATGAACATGCTCGCGCTGTACGTCTTCCCGCTGGGCATCCTGGCGACCGGTCCGTTCTTCCCGGTGGCCATCCTCCTGTACTGGATGAGTAACAACATCTGGACCTACGGCCAGCAGCACCTCGTCTTCGGTCGCATCGCGAAGGAAGAAGAAGCCGCGAAGCTCGAGAAACAGGAGAAGCAGAAAGCCAACGCGCCCAAGCCGGGCGCGCGCCCCGATCCTGGTCGAAAACTCGCCAAGGGTGAGTCGGACGTAAACGGGGACGAGGCGGAATCGGCGGCGGCGCCCGCAGCGACGGTTGCGACGTCGGCAGGCCCGCTGAGCGGTCTGCAGCGGTGGCTCCGTCCGGATCGTCGTGCGAAGGCTGCCCCGGCATCGTCGACGGCCACCGGGCCCGACGACGCTGCGACGTCCGACTCGGACTCGAGCGCGGCCTCCGACGAGTCGGCGTCGAGCGTCGACGGGGATGGCGCGACGACGAAGAGTGTGAACACCGGCGCTACTGGCGAGTCCGGTGGCCAGAAGGCTCCCGCCGGTCAGAAGGCCCCGGCCGCCCAGAAGTCCGGTACCGCCCACGTCGCGGGCAAGAACCGTAAGGGCAATTCGAAACGTAAGAAGGGTGGCCGTCCCGGCGGACGCCACTGAGCGAGGGCAGCCACTCCCCTCCCCCTTCGCGGGTGGCACCAGAGACGTTGATCAGAAGCAGAGTTAGGTGGAATTGAGATGACAGCAGAGACCGCTGCACAGGACGAGCAGGAGATCCGCGACGACGCCACGCAGTCGGCCGATGAGGTCAGCGACAGCGGTGTGGTCGAGACGTCGGGTGCCGAGGCGTCGGGTGCGGGGACGTCGGATGCCGAGACGGCTGGGACAGAGACGGCCGGGACAGACGCCGGTGCGGGAGAAGCTCCGACCGCCGACGATGCCGAGACAAGCGCTGCCGATGATGCGGACGAGTCGGATGACGACACGGACGATGACTCTGATGACGACGAGGTTGATGAGGTCGACGACGAGGAGCGTCTGGTCGAAGAAGGTGAGATCGCCGGCGATTACCTCGAGCAGCTTCTCGACGTTCTCGACTTCGACGGCGATATCGATCTCGACGTCGACGGTGACCGCGCGATCGTGAGTATCGATGGTGGCGACGATCTGACGAAGCTCGTCGGCCGCAAGGGTGAGGTACTCGACGCGCTGCAGGAGCTGACGCGTCTGGCGGTGCAGCAGGCGACGGGCGATCGGAGCCGGCTGATGCTGGACATCGCGCGGTGGCGTGCGGATCGTCGCGACCGTCTGGCCCGGATCGGTACCGAGGTGGCTGAGCGTGTCCGTGAGTCGGGTGTCCGCGAGGAGTTGGACCCGATGACTCCGTTTGAGCGGAAGATTGTGCACGACGCTGTGGCTGCTGTCGACGGCGTGGTGAGCGAGAGCGAGGGCGCCGAGCCCAAGCGCCGTGTGGTGGTGCTGCGGTCCAGCTAGTGTTGTGAACGCATACGACGAAGTCCCGGTTGCGGCCGGGACTTTGTTGTATCCGGGACCAGTAATCACATCGATGTAGTTCACGGCCACGATTGCTCCCCTGTTTCACGTGAAACGCGTGGACGGAGGCCCATGGTTGGTTTCACGTGAAACAGAGCCAGCTCCAGCGTTGCCGATGAAAGGATGTTTCACGTGGAACCTAGCGAGGCGGACAACCGACAGCCCGCTCCCCCGGAGGCTGGCACCGTCTTCGGTGACCGCCTGGAGATCGCCGAGAAGTATCACGAGGCGCTGGCCGGCGATGGCGTGGTTCTTGGTCTGATCGGGCCACGGGAGGTACCTCGTCTGTGGGACAGGCACATCCTCAACTGTGGGGTCATCGGAGACGTGATCATCGAAGGCGAGACAGTTGTCGACATCGGGAGCGGTGCGGGGCTCCCGGGTATTCCCCTCGCGATTGCCCGGCCCGATCTGTCTGTGACGCTCGTGGAGCCGCTTCTCCGACGGAGTGATTTCCTGCGGAGAATCGTTGCGGAGCTGGACCTCGACGTGACCGTCGTCCGCGGGCGTGCCGAAGAGAAGGCGATCCGCGCGTCGGTGGGTGAAGCCGATGTGGTGACTTCCCGTGCCGTCGCGCCGCTCGAGCGCTTGGCCAAGTGGTGCGGACCCCTGGTCCGAGAAGACGGCAGAATGGTGGCAATCAAGGGAGCGTCCGCCCGGGAGGAGATTGACCGCGACCGCGACCTCGTTGGTCGATCGGGAATCACCAACCTGAGGGTGGACGAGTGCGGCAAAGGCGTCCTGGATGTCCCGACGACGGTGGTTATCGGGACCAAAAGGCGCATCGGCGGGGGTTCCGGAAAGCGTTCGCGAACACGCAACAAGAAGAGGTGACCGGATTGGTGTGGA contains:
- the rpmH gene encoding 50S ribosomal protein L34 — protein: MAKGKRTFQPNNRRRSRVHGFRLRMRTRAGRAIVNGRRSKGRAKLTA
- the rnpA gene encoding ribonuclease P protein component, whose product is MVAAAHRISRGSDFDRTLKTGVRVTTRDLVIHVLPLAGSTNGPGGARDRDVATVGGPWLGLIVSKTVGNAVIRHRVARRLRAAFQQRRADFRIPQTMMVIRARRSTAELSSIELSEQIADALSRRRVREAFDPSDRQALR
- the yidD gene encoding membrane protein insertion efficiency factor YidD, with the translated sequence MTDSDNGAEQRTPTRWFYLLPRRIIIFLIELYRTWVSPLRLPTCRFEPTCSAYAVEALTRHGFVYGGWLSIVRLLKCGPWHKPGYDPVPERGFRDLFRATENTPSEVRGN
- the yidC gene encoding membrane protein insertase YidC — encoded protein: MLNFIYYPVSWIMWVWHWLFAEITPDTPGGNGVAWALSVVFLVFTLRAILYKPFVKQIRTTKKMQEINPQLQAIRKKYAKDRVKMTEEMQKLQKEHGFNPLLGCLPMLLQVPVFIGLFHVLRSFNRMATGMGQLGMSPEETRQYGNYAFSPELVQNFLDARLFGVPLSSFITQPKAEWAAFVEPGSPIDFTRGQIVIVVIPMMIIASIATHMNSRASVARQPEAALENPQTRMMNMLALYVFPLGILATGPFFPVAILLYWMSNNIWTYGQQHLVFGRIAKEEEAAKLEKQEKQKANAPKPGARPDPGRKLAKGESDVNGDEAESAAAPAATVATSAGPLSGLQRWLRPDRRAKAAPASSTATGPDDAATSDSDSSAASDESASSVDGDGATTKSVNTGATGESGGQKAPAGQKAPAAQKSGTAHVAGKNRKGNSKRKKGGRPGGRH
- a CDS encoding protein jag, with product MTAETAAQDEQEIRDDATQSADEVSDSGVVETSGAEASGAGTSDAETAGTETAGTDAGAGEAPTADDAETSAADDADESDDDTDDDSDDDEVDEVDDEERLVEEGEIAGDYLEQLLDVLDFDGDIDLDVDGDRAIVSIDGGDDLTKLVGRKGEVLDALQELTRLAVQQATGDRSRLMLDIARWRADRRDRLARIGTEVAERVRESGVREELDPMTPFERKIVHDAVAAVDGVVSESEGAEPKRRVVVLRSS
- the rsmG gene encoding 16S rRNA (guanine(527)-N(7))-methyltransferase RsmG codes for the protein MFHVEPSEADNRQPAPPEAGTVFGDRLEIAEKYHEALAGDGVVLGLIGPREVPRLWDRHILNCGVIGDVIIEGETVVDIGSGAGLPGIPLAIARPDLSVTLVEPLLRRSDFLRRIVAELDLDVTVVRGRAEEKAIRASVGEADVVTSRAVAPLERLAKWCGPLVREDGRMVAIKGASAREEIDRDRDLVGRSGITNLRVDECGKGVLDVPTTVVIGTKRRIGGGSGKRSRTRNKKR